The following coding sequences lie in one Saccharopolyspora hordei genomic window:
- a CDS encoding YifB family Mg chelatase-like AAA ATPase, giving the protein MALRRTWAVALFGVDGVLVEIEADVRKGGLPSLQLLGLPDTALQEAKNRVRAAIQNCREDWPASCVTLALSPAALPKAGTSYDLALACAVLAGAELVPPHRLAGTVMFGELALDGRIRPVRGLLPALLAARKEGMRRAIVPAAGLAEAHLVDGIEVLGATHLREVVAWLRELGELARHPPEVAGPPAEEVPDLADVIGQPEARWALEVAAAGGHHLLMVGPPGTGKTMLAKRLCGLLPDLTDQEALEVTAIRSVAGELSDSASLVRVPPFVAPHSSLSIPALIGGGTGLAKPGAVSRAHRGVLLLDEACELGPKRLEALRTALEEGEVRLARRDGALRYPARFQLVLATNPCPCAPARDLDCQCPPQVRRRYLGKLSGPLLDRVDLRVRMRPITAMTGPGGAEPESTAVVRERVARARAAARERWSQHGWRTNTEVPGPVLRREFALPERVTALLDRGLEVGAITARGADRCLRVAWTLADLDGEERPDAEHVAAALEFRDRRAA; this is encoded by the coding sequence GTGGCGCTGCGACGGACCTGGGCCGTCGCGCTGTTCGGCGTGGACGGCGTGCTCGTGGAGATCGAAGCGGACGTGCGCAAGGGCGGGCTGCCGTCGTTGCAGCTGCTCGGGCTGCCCGACACCGCGTTGCAGGAGGCCAAGAACCGCGTCCGGGCGGCCATCCAGAACTGCCGGGAGGACTGGCCCGCGAGCTGCGTGACGCTCGCGCTGTCCCCGGCGGCGCTGCCCAAGGCCGGCACCTCGTACGACCTGGCGCTGGCCTGCGCGGTGCTGGCCGGGGCGGAACTGGTGCCGCCGCACCGGCTGGCGGGCACGGTGATGTTCGGCGAACTGGCGCTGGACGGCCGGATCCGCCCGGTGCGAGGGCTGCTGCCCGCCCTGCTCGCGGCGCGGAAGGAGGGCATGCGCCGGGCGATCGTGCCCGCTGCCGGGCTCGCCGAGGCGCACCTGGTGGACGGCATCGAGGTGCTGGGCGCGACGCACCTGCGCGAGGTGGTGGCCTGGCTGCGCGAGCTCGGCGAACTCGCTCGCCACCCGCCGGAGGTGGCCGGGCCGCCTGCCGAGGAGGTGCCGGACCTCGCCGACGTGATCGGCCAGCCCGAGGCGCGCTGGGCGCTCGAGGTCGCGGCGGCGGGCGGGCACCACCTGCTCATGGTCGGCCCGCCCGGAACCGGCAAGACCATGCTGGCCAAGCGGTTGTGCGGGCTGCTGCCGGACCTGACCGACCAAGAGGCGCTGGAGGTGACGGCGATCCGGTCCGTGGCCGGGGAGCTCTCCGACTCGGCGAGCCTGGTGCGGGTCCCGCCGTTCGTGGCGCCGCACTCCTCGCTGTCCATCCCGGCGTTGATCGGCGGCGGCACCGGCCTCGCCAAGCCGGGCGCGGTCAGCAGGGCGCACCGCGGGGTCCTGCTGCTGGACGAGGCGTGCGAGCTCGGGCCGAAGCGGCTAGAGGCGCTGCGCACCGCGCTGGAGGAGGGCGAGGTCCGCCTGGCCCGCCGGGACGGCGCGCTGCGCTACCCGGCGCGGTTCCAGCTGGTCCTGGCCACCAACCCGTGCCCGTGCGCACCGGCCCGGGACCTGGACTGCCAGTGCCCGCCGCAGGTCCGGCGGCGCTACCTCGGCAAGCTGTCCGGTCCGCTGCTGGACCGGGTGGACCTGCGGGTGCGGATGCGCCCGATCACGGCGATGACCGGCCCCGGCGGTGCCGAGCCGGAGAGCACCGCGGTCGTGCGCGAGCGGGTGGCGCGGGCCCGGGCCGCCGCGCGGGAGCGGTGGTCGCAGCACGGGTGGCGAACCAACACCGAGGTCCCGGGCCCGGTGTTGCGGCGCGAGTTCGCGCTGCCCGAGCGGGTCACCGCGTTGCTCGACCGCGGGTTGGAGGTCGGGGCGATCACCGCCCGCGGTGCGGACCGGTGCCTGCGGGTGGCGTGGACGCTGGCCGACCTCGACGGCGAGGAGCGCCCCGACGCCGAGCACGTGGCGGCGGCGCTGGAGTTCCGGGACAGGAGGGCGGCGTGA
- the dprA gene encoding DNA-processing protein DprA, translating into MTTWSRLGEKSKREVRLARAFLAAVAEPPAPALAGFVARHGPCRSVELVQRGKAPPDVLSEVEARFAHVSAEQLLAATEAAGARLVVPEEPEWPSSAFQDLAGGREVGLPEVAEPIALWVRGREDLATALDPAIAVVGARAASGYGEHVAAEFGHGLARAGFTVVSGAAYGIDGAAHRGALAAGGRTVAFLACGVDVDYPAGHGRLLRAVAHQGAVVSEYPPGTEPRKHRFLVRNRLIAAAGRATVVVEAGARSGATNTAGTADALGRPVLAVPGPVTSKNSVGCHGMLRSGKAVLVTSTAEVLEAVSPIGVPAPVEDVGEQRRTDRLGPHAQRLHDSLRGMDGASAEELARDCGLPLGEVRALLPELELSGFAVRTERGWSVAAR; encoded by the coding sequence ATGACGACCTGGTCGAGGCTGGGCGAGAAGAGCAAGCGGGAAGTGCGGTTGGCGCGGGCCTTCCTGGCCGCGGTCGCCGAGCCGCCCGCCCCGGCGCTGGCCGGCTTCGTCGCCCGGCACGGTCCGTGCCGGTCAGTCGAGTTGGTCCAGCGGGGGAAGGCGCCGCCGGACGTGCTGTCGGAGGTCGAGGCCAGGTTCGCGCACGTGTCCGCCGAGCAGCTGCTGGCGGCGACCGAGGCGGCCGGAGCCCGGCTCGTGGTCCCCGAGGAACCGGAATGGCCGAGCAGCGCCTTCCAGGACTTGGCCGGCGGGCGCGAGGTCGGGCTCCCGGAGGTCGCCGAGCCGATCGCGCTGTGGGTGCGCGGTCGGGAGGACCTGGCGACGGCGCTCGACCCGGCGATCGCCGTGGTCGGGGCCCGGGCGGCGTCCGGCTACGGCGAGCACGTGGCCGCCGAGTTCGGCCACGGCCTCGCCCGAGCGGGGTTCACCGTGGTGTCCGGCGCCGCCTACGGCATCGACGGAGCGGCGCACCGCGGTGCGCTGGCCGCCGGCGGGCGGACGGTGGCGTTCCTGGCCTGCGGGGTCGACGTCGACTACCCGGCGGGACACGGTCGCTTGCTGCGCGCGGTGGCCCACCAGGGCGCCGTGGTCAGCGAGTACCCGCCGGGCACGGAGCCGCGCAAGCACCGCTTCCTGGTCCGGAACAGGCTGATCGCCGCTGCCGGGCGGGCCACCGTCGTGGTCGAGGCCGGGGCGCGCAGCGGTGCCACCAACACCGCGGGCACCGCGGACGCGCTGGGACGGCCGGTGCTGGCCGTGCCCGGGCCCGTCACCTCGAAGAACTCGGTGGGGTGCCACGGGATGCTGCGCTCCGGGAAGGCCGTGCTCGTCACCAGCACTGCGGAGGTGCTCGAAGCGGTCAGCCCCATCGGGGTCCCGGCACCGGTCGAGGACGTCGGCGAGCAGCGCCGGACCGACCGGCTGGGGCCGCACGCGCAACGCCTGCACGACTCGTTGCGCGGCATGGACGGGGCCAGCGCGGAGGAGCTCGCGCGCGACTGCGGCCTGCCGCTGGGCGAGGTGCGGGCGCTGCTGCCGGAACTGGAGCTGTCCGGCTTCGCGGTCCGCACCGAACGGGGGTGGTCGGTCGCAGCACGGTGA
- a CDS encoding tyrosine recombinase XerC, whose product MARARSTDSRRPDFRAVRARLPEPLATAVDGFERHLAVERGLSVHTVRGYVGDVVSLLDHLAGTAGREDLADLDVSVLREWLAAQHARGASRSTMARRTAAARTFTAWARRAGLLTHDPGPRLAVPSTPRKLPAVLRTDQARAAMQASAAGAEQHDPVALRDHAVLELLYATGVRVSELCGLDVDDVDRERRVVRVVGKGDRERVVPFGLPADGALDRWITAGRPKLAGADSGAALFLGVRGGRLDPRTARRIVHDAVETVPGAPDVGPHGMRHSAATHLLEGGADLRSVQELLGHATLATTQLYTHVTVERLKAIHERTHPRS is encoded by the coding sequence ATGGCCCGCGCCCGTTCCACCGATTCGCGAAGACCGGACTTCCGCGCGGTCCGTGCGAGGCTGCCCGAACCGCTGGCCACCGCGGTCGACGGGTTCGAACGGCACCTCGCCGTCGAGCGGGGGCTGTCGGTGCACACCGTCCGCGGGTACGTCGGCGACGTCGTCTCGCTGCTCGACCACCTGGCCGGGACAGCGGGCCGCGAGGACCTCGCCGACCTGGACGTCTCCGTCCTCCGCGAGTGGTTGGCGGCCCAGCACGCGCGGGGTGCGAGCCGGTCGACGATGGCCCGGCGGACCGCGGCCGCCCGCACCTTCACGGCGTGGGCGCGGCGCGCCGGGCTGCTGACGCACGACCCGGGGCCGCGGCTCGCGGTGCCCTCGACACCGCGGAAGCTGCCGGCGGTGCTGCGCACCGACCAGGCGAGAGCGGCGATGCAGGCCTCGGCGGCCGGGGCCGAGCAGCACGACCCGGTCGCGCTGCGTGACCACGCGGTGCTCGAGCTGCTGTACGCGACCGGCGTCCGCGTCTCCGAGCTGTGCGGACTGGACGTCGACGACGTCGACCGCGAGCGCCGGGTGGTCCGCGTGGTGGGCAAGGGCGACCGGGAGCGCGTCGTCCCGTTCGGCCTACCCGCGGATGGTGCGCTCGACCGGTGGATCACCGCCGGACGGCCGAAGCTGGCCGGGGCCGACTCCGGGGCCGCGCTCTTCCTGGGGGTGCGGGGTGGGCGGTTGGACCCGCGCACCGCACGTCGGATCGTGCACGACGCGGTCGAGACCGTTCCCGGTGCACCGGACGTCGGACCGCACGGCATGCGGCATTCAGCGGCGACCCATTTGCTGGAAGGCGGTGCGGACCTCCGTAGCGTTCAGGAGTTGCTTGGTCACGCTACGCTCGCAACGACCCAGCTTTACACCCACGTGACCGTTGAACGGCTGAAGGCGATCCATGAGCGAACCCACCCCCGTTCCTGA
- the whiG gene encoding RNA polymerase sigma factor WhiG, which yields MSEPTPVPDHAGGGADTVAASPDSAPVTARDQGGRTNGHTHECVRRHGLSVAAEAAAEADGKAAGADVTDDQRSADDVEAGIVALWKEFGEKRDQELRDRLVLHYAPLVKYVAGRVGTGLPSHVEVSDLIQSGIFGLVDAIEKFEPERGLKFETYAMQRIRGAILDDLRAQDWVPRSVRSRARDVERALERLEAKLQRTATDAELAEELGLSLDELRELFAQLQMTSVVALDDLIGAGPMQASLAETLPDDRAEDPVATLVDRDSRRQLAEAVERLSERDRVVVTLYYFENLTLAEIGKVLGVTESRVCQLHTRAVLRLRAKLTEAS from the coding sequence ATGAGCGAACCCACCCCCGTTCCTGACCACGCCGGGGGCGGCGCCGACACGGTGGCCGCGAGCCCGGACTCGGCGCCGGTGACAGCCCGTGACCAGGGCGGCCGGACGAACGGCCACACCCACGAGTGCGTGCGGCGCCACGGCCTGTCCGTGGCGGCCGAAGCCGCGGCCGAGGCGGACGGGAAGGCGGCCGGCGCGGACGTCACCGACGACCAGCGCAGCGCCGACGACGTCGAGGCGGGCATCGTCGCGCTCTGGAAGGAGTTCGGCGAGAAGCGCGACCAGGAGCTGCGCGACCGCCTGGTGCTGCACTACGCGCCGCTGGTCAAGTACGTGGCGGGGCGGGTGGGCACCGGGTTGCCCTCGCACGTCGAGGTCTCCGACCTCATCCAGTCCGGGATCTTCGGCCTGGTCGACGCGATCGAGAAGTTCGAGCCCGAGCGCGGCCTCAAGTTCGAGACCTACGCGATGCAGCGCATCCGCGGGGCGATCCTGGACGACCTGCGAGCCCAGGACTGGGTGCCCCGGTCGGTGCGCAGCCGGGCCAGGGACGTCGAGCGGGCGCTGGAGCGCCTGGAGGCGAAGCTGCAGCGCACGGCCACCGACGCCGAGCTGGCCGAAGAGCTGGGCCTGTCCCTCGACGAACTCCGCGAGCTGTTCGCCCAGCTGCAGATGACCAGCGTGGTCGCGCTGGACGACCTGATCGGCGCCGGGCCGATGCAGGCCTCGCTGGCCGAGACGCTGCCTGACGACCGGGCCGAGGACCCGGTGGCGACCCTGGTGGACCGGGACAGCCGCCGCCAGCTCGCCGAGGCGGTGGAGCGCCTGAGCGAGCGCGACCGGGTGGTCGTCACCCTCTACTACTTCGAGAACCTCACCCTCGCCGAGATCGGCAAGGTCCTCGGCGTGACGGAGTCCCGCGTCTGCCAGCTGCACACCAGGGCGGTGCTGCGGCTGCGCGCGAAGCTCACCGAAGCCAGCTGA
- a CDS encoding M23 family metallopeptidase: protein MRQVITAALLCGGVASAAVGLTSTPTPTAPRAAVPAPAGAFGWPLAPPPAVARPFDAPAHAYGPGHRGVDLVGAVGQPVLAAGDGVVVFAGPVAGRDVVSIEHAPGLRTTYEPVRPTVAVGDQVSRGRPIGELEAGHPECPAQPPGACLHWGVRQGPTHLDPLRLLGAGRVRLLPWE, encoded by the coding sequence ATGCGCCAGGTGATCACCGCAGCCCTGCTGTGCGGCGGCGTGGCCTCCGCCGCGGTCGGCCTGACCAGCACGCCCACGCCGACCGCCCCGCGCGCCGCGGTCCCGGCTCCCGCGGGTGCGTTCGGCTGGCCGCTGGCGCCGCCGCCCGCCGTCGCACGGCCGTTCGACGCCCCGGCGCACGCCTACGGCCCCGGGCACCGCGGGGTGGACCTGGTCGGCGCGGTCGGTCAACCGGTGCTGGCCGCGGGCGACGGGGTGGTGGTGTTCGCCGGGCCGGTGGCCGGCCGGGACGTGGTGTCGATCGAGCACGCACCAGGCCTGCGCACCACCTACGAACCGGTCCGGCCGACGGTGGCGGTCGGCGACCAGGTCAGCCGGGGGCGACCGATCGGCGAGCTGGAAGCCGGTCACCCGGAGTGCCCGGCGCAGCCGCCCGGGGCGTGCCTGCACTGGGGCGTCCGCCAGGGCCCGACCCACCTGGACCCGCTGCGCCTGCTGGGCGCGGGACGCGTCCGCCTGCTCCCGTGGGAGTGA
- the rpsB gene encoding 30S ribosomal protein S2 translates to MAVVTMKQLLDSGVHFGHQTRRWNPKMKRYIFTERNGIYIIDLQQTLSYIDGAFDFVKQTVAHGGTILFVGTKKQAQEAIAEQAQRVGMPYVNQRWLGGMLTNFQTVHKRLQRLKELETMEQTGGFEGRTKKEILMLTREKDKLEKTLGGIRDMNKVPSAVWIVDTKKEHIAVGEARKLGIPVVAILDTNCDPDEVDYPIPGNDDAIRSAALLTRVVADGVAEGLMARSGRTNGAPEGEEKPASGEPLAEWEKELLAGSGQAAEGGEQTAQS, encoded by the coding sequence ATGGCCGTCGTCACCATGAAGCAGCTGCTCGACAGCGGCGTGCACTTCGGGCACCAGACCCGTCGCTGGAACCCGAAGATGAAGCGCTACATCTTCACCGAGCGCAACGGCATCTACATCATCGACCTGCAGCAGACGCTGTCCTACATCGACGGGGCGTTCGACTTCGTCAAGCAGACCGTCGCGCACGGCGGGACGATCCTGTTCGTCGGCACCAAGAAGCAGGCGCAGGAAGCGATCGCCGAGCAGGCCCAGCGGGTCGGCATGCCGTACGTCAACCAGCGCTGGCTGGGTGGCATGCTCACCAACTTCCAGACCGTCCACAAGCGTCTGCAGCGTCTCAAGGAACTCGAGACCATGGAGCAGACCGGGGGCTTCGAGGGTCGCACCAAGAAGGAGATCTTGATGCTGACCCGCGAGAAGGACAAGCTCGAGAAGACCCTCGGCGGTATCCGCGACATGAACAAGGTGCCCAGCGCCGTGTGGATCGTGGACACCAAGAAGGAGCACATCGCGGTCGGCGAGGCCCGCAAGCTGGGCATCCCGGTGGTGGCGATCCTGGACACCAACTGCGACCCGGACGAGGTCGACTACCCGATCCCGGGCAACGACGACGCGATCCGCTCCGCCGCCCTGCTGACCCGCGTGGTCGCCGACGGTGTCGCCGAGGGCCTGATGGCCCGCAGCGGCCGCACCAACGGCGCGCCGGAGGGCGAGGAGAAGCCGGCGAGCGGTGAGCCGCTGGCCGAGTGGGAGAAGGAGCTGCTGGCCGGTTCCGGCCAGGCCGCCGAGGGCGGCGAGCAGACCGCGCAGTCCTGA
- the tsf gene encoding translation elongation factor Ts → MANFSAADVKRLRELTGAGMMDCKKALEENDGDFDKAVEHLRIKGAKDVGKRAERATAEGLVAADGGVLIELNSETDFVAKNDEFVQLANKIATAVKEAGAGDLESALAAPLDGKTVSEAVQELSAKIGEKLELRRVAKFDGTVATYLHRRSSDLPPAVGVLVEYTGDDAEAARGAAMQVAALKPKYLTRDDVPEDVVANERRIAEETAKAENKPEKAIPKIVEGRLNGFFKENVLLDQPSVQDNKKTVKALLDEAGVTVTGFVRFEVGQA, encoded by the coding sequence ATGGCGAACTTCAGTGCGGCCGACGTCAAGCGGCTCCGCGAGCTGACCGGCGCCGGCATGATGGACTGCAAGAAGGCGCTCGAGGAGAACGACGGCGACTTCGACAAGGCCGTTGAGCACCTCCGCATCAAGGGCGCCAAGGACGTCGGCAAGCGCGCCGAGCGCGCGACCGCCGAGGGCCTGGTCGCCGCCGACGGCGGTGTGCTGATCGAGCTGAACAGCGAGACCGACTTCGTCGCCAAGAACGACGAGTTCGTCCAGCTCGCCAACAAGATCGCCACCGCGGTCAAGGAGGCCGGCGCGGGCGACCTGGAGAGCGCGCTGGCCGCGCCGCTGGACGGCAAGACCGTCTCCGAGGCCGTCCAGGAGCTGTCCGCCAAGATCGGCGAGAAGCTGGAGCTGCGCCGGGTCGCCAAGTTCGACGGCACCGTGGCCACCTACCTGCACCGCCGCTCCTCGGACCTGCCCCCGGCGGTCGGCGTGCTGGTCGAGTACACCGGTGACGACGCGGAGGCCGCCCGTGGCGCCGCCATGCAGGTCGCCGCGCTCAAGCCGAAGTACCTGACCCGCGACGACGTCCCGGAGGACGTCGTCGCCAACGAGCGCCGCATCGCCGAGGAGACCGCGAAGGCGGAGAACAAGCCGGAGAAGGCCATCCCCAAGATCGTCGAGGGTCGCCTGAACGGCTTCTTCAAGGAGAACGTCCTGCTGGACCAGCCGTCCGTGCAGGACAACAAGAAGACCGTCAAGGCGCTGCTGGACGAGGCCGGCGTGACGGTGACCGGCTTCGTCCGGTTCGAGGTCGGCCAGGCCTGA
- the pyrH gene encoding UMP kinase — translation MTDEGPTQRGYGRVLLKLGGEMFGGGGVGIDPDVVGTVARQIAEIVADGVEVAIVIGGGNFFRGAELQQRGMERARGDYMAMLGTVMNCLALQDFLEREHGIDTRVMTAITMGQVAEPYIPRRAMRHMEKGRVVIFGAGTGMPYFSTDTTAAQRALEIGCEVVLMAKAVDGVYTADPKTTPDAKLFDRITHREVLERGLKVADATAFSLCMDNHMPILVFNLLQEGNIARAVNGEKIGTLVSTPATAPA, via the coding sequence GTGACCGACGAGGGCCCGACGCAGCGCGGTTACGGCCGGGTGCTGCTCAAACTGGGCGGTGAGATGTTCGGCGGGGGCGGCGTCGGGATCGACCCGGACGTGGTCGGCACGGTGGCCCGGCAGATCGCCGAGATCGTCGCCGACGGGGTCGAGGTGGCCATCGTCATCGGCGGCGGCAACTTCTTCCGCGGCGCGGAGCTGCAGCAGCGCGGCATGGAGCGGGCGCGCGGCGACTACATGGCCATGCTGGGCACCGTGATGAACTGCCTCGCGCTGCAGGACTTCCTGGAGCGCGAGCACGGCATCGACACCCGCGTGATGACCGCGATCACCATGGGCCAGGTGGCCGAGCCGTACATCCCGCGCCGGGCCATGCGGCACATGGAGAAGGGCCGCGTGGTGATCTTCGGTGCGGGCACCGGGATGCCCTACTTCTCCACCGACACCACCGCGGCGCAGCGGGCGCTGGAGATCGGCTGCGAGGTCGTGCTGATGGCCAAGGCCGTCGACGGCGTCTACACCGCGGACCCGAAGACCACCCCGGACGCGAAGCTGTTCGACCGCATCACGCACCGCGAGGTGCTGGAGCGCGGCCTGAAGGTCGCCGACGCGACCGCGTTCAGCCTCTGCATGGACAACCACATGCCGATCCTGGTGTTCAACCTGCTGCAGGAGGGCAACATCGCCCGCGCGGTCAACGGGGAGAAGATCGGCACGTTGGTCAGCACCCCGGCCACCGCCCCGGCCTGA
- the frr gene encoding ribosome recycling factor, producing the protein MIDEALLEGEEKMQKAVERAKEELATVRTGRANPAMFSGITVDYYGSPTPLNQLASVTVPEARLVVIKPYDASQLAAMEKAIRDSDLGVNPTNDGQLIRVAIPQMTEERRKEMVKLAKQKGEDGKVSVRGVRRKVKEEIDRIVKDGEAGEDEGTRAEKELDNLTHRYTAQIDDLVKHKEAELLEV; encoded by the coding sequence GTGATCGACGAAGCTCTTCTCGAAGGCGAGGAGAAGATGCAGAAGGCGGTGGAGCGGGCCAAGGAAGAGCTGGCCACCGTTCGCACCGGCCGCGCGAACCCTGCGATGTTCTCCGGCATCACCGTCGACTACTACGGTTCGCCGACGCCGTTGAACCAGCTGGCCAGCGTGACCGTGCCGGAGGCGCGGCTGGTGGTCATCAAGCCCTACGACGCCAGCCAGCTGGCGGCGATGGAGAAGGCCATCCGCGACTCCGACCTGGGCGTGAACCCCACCAACGACGGCCAGCTCATCCGGGTGGCGATCCCGCAGATGACCGAGGAGCGCCGCAAGGAGATGGTCAAGCTCGCCAAGCAGAAGGGCGAGGACGGCAAGGTCAGCGTGCGCGGCGTCCGCCGCAAGGTGAAGGAAGAGATCGACCGCATCGTCAAGGACGGCGAGGCCGGCGAGGACGAGGGCACCAGGGCGGAGAAGGAGCTCGACAACCTCACCCACCGCTACACCGCCCAGATCGACGACCTTGTCAAGCACAAGGAAGCAGAGCTGCTCGAGGTCTGA
- a CDS encoding phosphatidate cytidylyltransferase translates to MPAGTPGPPSRPSRAGRDLRAAIGVGVVLGAAIILSLLMVRFVFIGIVAAAVAVSSVELANALKRGSGTQVSLAPVLVGGQAMVWLSWPFGLRGVLVAFAITVLACLAWRFRHGVDHYVRDVTASVFTAAYVPLFAAFAAMLVRPEDGALRALCFMIGVVASDTGGYAFGVLFGKHPMAPRISPKKSWEGFGGSMLVGVVAGVLSVTLMLGADWWKGALFGAALVCTATLGDLMESLIKRDLGIKDMGNLLPGHGGLMDRMDSLLPSAAAAWMMLFWLVPS, encoded by the coding sequence ATGCCCGCTGGGACCCCGGGCCCGCCTTCGCGTCCCTCTCGGGCCGGACGCGACCTCCGTGCCGCGATCGGTGTCGGGGTGGTGCTCGGTGCCGCGATCATCCTGTCGTTGCTGATGGTGCGCTTCGTCTTCATCGGCATCGTCGCCGCCGCGGTGGCCGTGTCCAGCGTGGAGCTGGCCAACGCGCTCAAGCGCGGCTCGGGCACCCAGGTCTCGCTCGCCCCGGTGCTGGTGGGCGGGCAGGCCATGGTGTGGCTGTCCTGGCCGTTCGGCCTGCGCGGTGTGCTGGTCGCGTTCGCCATCACCGTGCTGGCGTGCCTGGCGTGGCGGTTCCGGCACGGCGTCGACCACTACGTGCGGGACGTGACCGCGTCCGTGTTCACCGCGGCCTACGTCCCGCTGTTCGCGGCGTTCGCGGCAATGCTCGTGCGTCCGGAGGACGGTGCGCTGCGGGCGTTGTGCTTCATGATCGGCGTGGTCGCGTCCGACACCGGTGGTTACGCGTTCGGCGTCCTGTTCGGCAAGCACCCGATGGCACCGCGGATCAGCCCGAAGAAGTCCTGGGAGGGCTTTGGCGGGTCGATGCTGGTCGGCGTGGTGGCCGGGGTGCTGTCGGTGACCCTGATGCTGGGCGCCGACTGGTGGAAGGGCGCGCTGTTCGGCGCCGCCCTGGTGTGCACCGCGACGTTGGGCGACCTGATGGAGTCGCTGATCAAGCGGGACCTGGGCATCAAGGACATGGGCAACCTGCTGCCCGGTCACGGCGGGCTCATGGACCGGATGGACTCCTTGCTGCCCTCGGCCGCCGCGGCGTGGATGATGCTCTTCTGGCTCGTCCCGAGCTGA
- a CDS encoding methyltransferase domain-containing protein, translated as MLGWRKPARPQVTPSPNIWHWPDLFEVENRAQDATGALWRALRERCDWTGLDVVDVGCGDGFHLPLFAADAHTVIGVEPHRPLVERARRRVAGTPGVDVRQAPAQRLPLADASVDLVHARTAYFFGPGCEPGLAEAERVLRPGGTIAIVDLDAGCPPYGDWMRADAPQVDPVAIESFFQLHDFDSTPVDTLWRFEDRASLEAVLGIEFSAEVAARAARETPGCTIPVGYRLRTRRKPTTLLRP; from the coding sequence GTGCTCGGATGGCGGAAGCCGGCGCGGCCGCAGGTCACGCCGAGCCCGAACATCTGGCACTGGCCGGACCTGTTCGAGGTCGAGAACCGGGCGCAGGACGCCACCGGCGCACTGTGGCGCGCGCTGCGCGAACGCTGCGACTGGACCGGCCTGGACGTGGTCGACGTCGGGTGCGGCGATGGCTTCCACCTGCCGCTGTTCGCCGCCGACGCGCACACCGTGATTGGCGTCGAGCCGCACCGGCCGCTGGTCGAGCGGGCCCGCCGGCGGGTGGCCGGCACGCCCGGCGTGGACGTGCGGCAGGCGCCCGCCCAGCGGCTGCCGCTGGCCGACGCCAGCGTGGACCTGGTGCACGCCCGCACGGCGTACTTCTTCGGCCCCGGCTGCGAACCCGGGCTGGCCGAGGCGGAGCGGGTGCTGCGTCCGGGCGGCACGATCGCGATCGTGGACCTGGACGCGGGCTGCCCACCGTACGGCGACTGGATGCGGGCGGACGCGCCGCAGGTCGACCCGGTCGCCATCGAGTCGTTCTTCCAGCTCCACGACTTCGACAGCACCCCGGTGGACACGCTGTGGCGGTTCGAGGACCGGGCCTCGCTGGAGGCGGTGCTGGGCATCGAGTTCTCCGCCGAGGTCGCCGCGCGCGCGGCTCGCGAGACCCCCGGGTGCACCATCCCGGTCGGCTACCGCCTCCGCACCCGCCGCAAGCCGACCACGCTGCTGCGGCCGTGA